In Kangiella koreensis DSM 16069, a single window of DNA contains:
- the ubiE gene encoding bifunctional demethylmenaquinone methyltransferase/2-methoxy-6-polyprenyl-1,4-benzoquinol methylase UbiE — translation MTEHDKKTSDDTTHFGYETVEKSKKASKVAEVFHSVAAKYDVMNDLMSFGVHRIWKRYTIERAAARPGQTILDIAGGTGDLTAKFSKIVGSTGKVVLADINESMLKVGRNKLVDNGIVGNVEYVQANAECLPFPDNYFDRITIAFGLRNVTEKEKALQSMYRILKPGGKLLVLEFSKPALPALSKVYDVYSFSLLPAMGKVVANDSESYKYLAESIRMHPDQETLKQMMSDAGFDEVEYTNLTGGIVALHIGKKF, via the coding sequence ATGACAGAGCACGATAAAAAAACATCGGATGACACTACTCATTTTGGTTATGAAACCGTAGAGAAGAGCAAGAAGGCCTCTAAAGTTGCTGAAGTCTTTCATTCAGTAGCCGCCAAATATGATGTGATGAATGACCTGATGTCATTCGGTGTACACAGAATCTGGAAGCGCTACACCATTGAGCGTGCTGCCGCTCGTCCAGGGCAAACCATTCTCGATATAGCTGGCGGTACCGGCGATCTAACGGCAAAGTTTTCTAAGATTGTGGGCTCGACCGGTAAAGTCGTATTAGCCGATATTAATGAATCGATGCTTAAAGTTGGTCGCAACAAACTAGTCGATAACGGCATTGTTGGAAATGTGGAATATGTTCAAGCAAATGCAGAGTGTTTGCCCTTCCCCGATAATTACTTTGACCGCATCACGATTGCCTTTGGCTTGCGCAATGTGACCGAAAAAGAAAAAGCTCTTCAGTCTATGTATCGCATCTTAAAGCCCGGTGGTAAATTACTGGTGCTTGAGTTTTCGAAGCCGGCACTTCCTGCACTGTCTAAAGTCTATGACGTTTACTCTTTCTCCTTGTTACCAGCAATGGGCAAAGTGGTTGCCAACGATTCAGAAAGCTATAAATATTTAGCCGAGTCCATTCGGATGCATCCCGATCAGGAAACTTTAAAGCAGATGATGTCAGATGCTGGGTTTGATGAGGTTGAATACACCAACTTAACGGGCGGCATAGTCGCTTTACACATTGGTAAAAAATTCTAA
- a CDS encoding ubiquinone biosynthesis accessory factor UbiJ yields MILPLFAPAIEMMINQAIKLDPDAQSRLESLDNKIIKVVLTDLNISFFIVIEDSLILVKPDLNKQPNAELTGSSASFFNLALSEKGSDSIFKGEVHFAGEIGTAQNFQNFFKQLNIDWEEHLSKYTGDIVAHQMVGHGKKVGDWLQKTATTAKQNFSEYIRFEAKLSPASIELENFYDAIADLKSDSDKLKQRVERLSQKIANKNPTAH; encoded by the coding sequence ATGATTTTGCCACTATTTGCACCAGCCATCGAAATGATGATCAATCAGGCCATAAAGCTTGATCCAGATGCACAGTCACGCCTTGAGTCACTAGACAACAAAATCATAAAAGTTGTACTGACCGATTTAAATATCAGTTTTTTTATTGTCATTGAAGACAGTTTGATCTTAGTAAAGCCAGATCTTAATAAACAACCCAATGCTGAGCTTACCGGCTCTTCAGCCAGCTTCTTTAATTTGGCTTTAAGCGAAAAAGGTTCCGATTCTATATTTAAAGGTGAAGTGCATTTTGCGGGCGAGATTGGTACGGCACAAAACTTTCAGAACTTCTTCAAACAACTTAATATTGATTGGGAAGAACACTTATCGAAATACACTGGCGATATTGTTGCTCACCAGATGGTAGGCCATGGCAAGAAAGTCGGTGACTGGTTGCAGAAAACAGCGACTACTGCAAAGCAAAATTTCAGTGAGTACATTCGCTTTGAAGCCAAGCTTTCGCCCGCATCGATTGAGCTAGAAAACTTTTATGATGCCATTGCAGATCTGAAATCTGATAGTGATAAGCTTAAGCAAAGGGTTGAACGACTCTCTCAAAAAATTGCTAACAAAAATCCGACAGCTCATTAG
- the ubiB gene encoding ubiquinone biosynthesis regulatory protein kinase UbiB produces MNAIRQLHHALKINRTLVHYGLDEFLAPTPLARFRPLAKLFSLSLRRKAKDKSRGERLRLALTELGPIYVKLGQMLSTRRDLVPPDIADELAKLQDQVPPFDSNIARSIVEKQLDTPIDELFASFNDTPLASASIAQVHEATLNNGEEVVVKILRPGIRRKILRDMQMMHSMAHWAEKYSSEARRLRIIEVVKEYDSTLAREIDLRIEAANTSHLRHNFECSDLLYVPKIYWDYTRVKMLVMEKISGIPIGNIEALKASGVDMKALADRGVEIFFTQVFRDSFFHADMHPGNIFVNVSNPQEPQYIAIDCGIMGTLDESDKRYLADNFLAFFDRDYRRIAELHVESGWIDADVSIPEFESAIRAACEPIFGKSLAEISFGHFLIQLFQTARRFNMQVQPQLVLLQKTLLYVEGLGRQLYPQLDLWQTAQPYLKQWVREQIGPKAMFEDIKRQFPDWLHKAPKLPGLLFDNFHRIGQSLNQFEQLKAQFTELERHKLEQQYALKHAFIGGSLAILSGISYLAVPHDWWPAAILGASAAWFMIKSLWPTK; encoded by the coding sequence ATGAATGCCATTAGACAATTACACCATGCACTTAAAATTAACCGAACACTTGTGCACTATGGTTTGGATGAGTTTCTAGCCCCCACTCCCTTGGCTCGTTTTCGGCCACTGGCGAAACTTTTTTCGCTCAGCCTACGTCGCAAGGCGAAAGATAAATCTCGCGGTGAACGCTTGCGTCTGGCATTGACTGAACTTGGACCCATTTATGTCAAACTCGGACAAATGCTTTCTACTCGTCGCGACCTGGTGCCACCGGATATTGCCGATGAACTTGCCAAGCTGCAAGATCAAGTACCACCTTTTGATTCCAATATTGCTCGTTCAATTGTCGAAAAACAATTAGATACGCCCATTGATGAACTCTTTGCCAGCTTTAACGATACTCCGCTTGCATCAGCTTCAATTGCTCAAGTTCACGAAGCCACTTTAAATAATGGTGAAGAAGTTGTAGTCAAAATTTTACGCCCTGGGATTCGCCGAAAAATTCTGCGTGATATGCAGATGATGCACTCTATGGCGCATTGGGCCGAAAAATATTCCAGCGAAGCACGGCGATTACGTATCATTGAAGTGGTTAAAGAATACGACAGTACCTTGGCTCGTGAAATTGATTTACGCATTGAAGCGGCCAACACCTCTCACCTGCGTCATAATTTCGAATGCTCTGACCTGCTATATGTTCCTAAAATTTATTGGGATTATACTCGTGTTAAAATGCTAGTGATGGAAAAAATTTCTGGTATTCCGATTGGCAATATCGAAGCACTTAAAGCCAGTGGCGTTGATATGAAAGCGCTAGCTGATCGTGGAGTTGAGATTTTCTTCACTCAAGTTTTTCGTGATAGTTTTTTCCATGCTGACATGCATCCAGGTAATATTTTCGTCAACGTCAGCAACCCACAGGAGCCGCAATATATCGCTATTGATTGCGGCATTATGGGCACGCTGGATGAAAGTGATAAGCGCTATTTAGCGGATAACTTCCTGGCTTTCTTCGATCGTGATTACCGTCGTATTGCAGAATTGCATGTGGAGTCTGGCTGGATTGATGCAGATGTTTCGATTCCAGAATTCGAATCAGCAATTCGTGCTGCCTGTGAGCCCATTTTCGGAAAGTCATTGGCTGAAATATCTTTTGGTCATTTCCTAATCCAGCTGTTCCAAACAGCGCGTCGTTTCAATATGCAGGTTCAACCACAGCTCGTGTTATTACAAAAAACATTGCTCTATGTTGAAGGACTTGGTCGCCAGCTCTACCCGCAATTAGATTTATGGCAAACCGCACAGCCATATCTGAAGCAATGGGTTCGCGAACAAATTGGTCCCAAGGCCATGTTTGAAGATATTAAGCGACAATTCCCTGACTGGTTACACAAGGCCCCAAAATTGCCAGGCTTACTGTTCGATAATTTTCACCGTATTGGACAAAGCCTTAATCAATTTGAACAACTCAAAGCCCAGTTCACGGAGCTGGAGCGCCATAAATTAGAACAGCAATATGCATTGAAGCATGCCTTTATTGGTGGCTCGCTGGCTATTTTAAGTGGCATTAGTTATCTTGCTGTTCCCCATGACTGGTGGCCAGCAGCAATCCTGGGCGCAAGCGCTGCCTGGTTTATGATTAAAAGTCTATGGCCCACAAAATGA
- a CDS encoding histidine triad nucleotide-binding protein: MSECLFCKIIADDIPSDKVYEDDKILVFKDISPKTPIHLLMIPKQHIDSLAEVTEQDAEIMGYMMTKVPQVAKEAGLEGGFRTVINTGDDGGQEVYHIHIHILGGAGRMPFV; encoded by the coding sequence ATGAGTGAATGTTTATTTTGTAAGATTATTGCTGATGACATACCTAGCGACAAGGTCTATGAAGACGATAAAATTCTAGTGTTTAAGGATATCTCTCCTAAAACACCGATACACTTATTGATGATCCCTAAGCAGCATATTGACAGCCTGGCTGAAGTAACCGAGCAGGATGCTGAGATCATGGGGTATATGATGACCAAAGTTCCACAGGTAGCTAAGGAAGCCGGCTTAGAGGGTGGTTTTAGAACCGTCATAAATACAGGTGATGATGGCGGTCAGGAAGTGTATCATATCCATATTCATATTTTGGGCGGCGCTGGTCGCATGCCATTTGTATAA
- the tatA gene encoding twin-arginine translocase TatA/TatE family subunit, with protein MKPGIWELLILLVIILLLFGTKKLRNAGGDIGSAFKNFKKAVKDEDKQAADKNVEDQSEDADFDNNRPRQEQAEQSSTDNNQDKQS; from the coding sequence ATGAAACCTGGTATTTGGGAATTACTCATACTATTAGTTATTATTTTGTTGTTATTCGGCACTAAAAAGTTACGCAATGCTGGAGGCGATATTGGCTCAGCATTCAAGAACTTCAAAAAAGCGGTTAAGGATGAAGACAAACAGGCTGCCGACAAAAATGTCGAAGACCAATCTGAAGATGCTGACTTTGACAACAATCGTCCGCGACAGGAGCAAGCTGAGCAAAGTTCTACTGATAACAACCAAGACAAACAGTCCTGA
- the tatB gene encoding Sec-independent protein translocase protein TatB: protein MPFDIGFFELLLIVVIALVVLGPERLPKAMHTVGRWVGKAKRGFSQFNQQVSRELELEEMKKRIAEHEKMIMEQTESDEELQRLREEAQATIAKAEQALKQSEQALANEQQKLQSSNPSSDKPS, encoded by the coding sequence ATGCCTTTTGATATTGGTTTTTTTGAACTATTGCTGATAGTGGTCATCGCGCTAGTAGTGCTTGGCCCTGAACGACTGCCTAAAGCAATGCACACAGTAGGGCGCTGGGTCGGCAAAGCCAAGCGTGGCTTTAGCCAGTTCAACCAGCAAGTGTCCCGCGAACTCGAACTCGAAGAAATGAAGAAGCGTATTGCTGAACATGAGAAAATGATCATGGAGCAGACTGAATCTGATGAAGAATTACAGCGCCTGCGCGAAGAGGCACAGGCCACTATCGCTAAAGCTGAGCAGGCCTTAAAACAAAGCGAGCAAGCTCTGGCTAACGAACAACAAAAACTCCAGTCATCCAACCCAAGTTCAGATAAGCCATCCTGA
- the tatC gene encoding twin-arginine translocase subunit TatC: protein MSQDSEQPLIAHLLELRNRLLRIVLVIVCLFIGLAFIANELYLLLAKPLIEQLPYGSSLIATDVTSPLFAPFKLAFVTAFFIAMPYVLHQIWMFISPGLYQSEKRFAIPLLLSSIILFYAGIAFAYFLIFPIIFGFLSSIGPEGINYLPDINSVLSIALKLFFAFGLAFEIPIATMLLIWSGMASHQSLSDKRPYIVVGVFIFAMLLTPPDVISQVLLGIPMWILFELGLIFAKLYAPKAAQENTEESKD, encoded by the coding sequence ATGAGCCAAGATTCAGAACAACCTTTAATTGCCCATTTGCTTGAACTGCGTAATCGTTTGTTACGCATCGTTTTAGTCATCGTTTGCCTTTTTATTGGACTAGCCTTCATTGCCAATGAGCTTTACCTTTTGCTGGCTAAACCACTGATCGAACAATTACCCTACGGTTCCAGCTTAATTGCCACCGATGTTACATCGCCATTATTTGCGCCTTTTAAATTAGCCTTTGTTACCGCGTTTTTTATTGCCATGCCCTATGTGCTGCATCAGATTTGGATGTTTATTTCACCGGGCTTATATCAAAGCGAAAAGCGCTTCGCGATTCCGCTACTGCTATCCAGCATCATCCTGTTTTATGCAGGGATTGCCTTTGCCTACTTTCTTATTTTTCCTATTATTTTCGGTTTCCTATCCAGCATTGGTCCAGAAGGCATCAACTATCTACCCGATATTAATAGTGTCTTGTCAATCGCTCTTAAGCTGTTCTTTGCTTTTGGATTAGCCTTCGAAATTCCGATCGCCACCATGTTATTAATATGGTCAGGCATGGCCAGCCACCAGTCGCTCAGCGATAAGAGGCCCTACATTGTGGTCGGCGTCTTTATCTTCGCCATGCTACTGACACCACCCGATGTTATTTCTCAGGTATTGCTTGGCATCCCAATGTGGATTCTGTTTGAACTAGGCCTGATATTCGCCAAGCTGTATGCTCCCAAAGCTGCTCAGGAAAATACCGAAGAATCCAAAGATTAA
- a CDS encoding DUF4442 domain-containing protein, with protein sequence MKHLTAKKLKLVMNLWPPFWGSGIKVLELDDEWNYAKIRLRKYWFNRNYVNTHYGGALFSMTDPFYMLLLLHKLGRDYVVWDKKAEIKFIKPGRKDVFAEFKLTEQDLLDINLQLKEQDVIEPVFEVDILDEDGLLIAKVWKTIHIAKKQASK encoded by the coding sequence ATGAAACATCTTACCGCCAAAAAACTAAAATTAGTGATGAACCTGTGGCCCCCCTTCTGGGGTTCCGGGATTAAAGTTCTGGAGCTGGATGACGAGTGGAATTACGCCAAAATCCGGCTGCGCAAATACTGGTTCAACCGTAATTACGTTAATACCCATTACGGTGGCGCACTGTTTTCAATGACCGATCCTTTCTACATGTTGCTACTATTGCACAAGCTGGGACGTGACTATGTGGTGTGGGATAAGAAGGCTGAAATCAAGTTTATAAAACCAGGCCGCAAAGATGTTTTTGCTGAATTTAAACTAACCGAACAAGACTTGCTGGATATCAATCTGCAATTAAAAGAGCAGGATGTTATTGAGCCGGTATTCGAAGTAGATATTCTTGATGAAGATGGCCTGCTAATCGCAAAGGTTTGGAAAACCATCCATATCGCGAAAAAGCAGGCTTCAAAATAA
- a CDS encoding M24 family metallopeptidase, with protein sequence MKLTVRLLIGVIGLLSLNALHGKTFEQGINKTVVPQVLAHRDRAEPINEMLKHRLDVLLPELMAESELDMWLVINREYGEDALFYTLVPEPTFAARRTTLLVFVRTDEGVERFSVSRYPIVGFYESRWQGGSDQEQWQRLAEIIGEYDPKKIGINVSEEWAVADGLSQGLYKTLMNHLPSELQKRVVSSEELVIRWFETRTEPEKEVYPQIVGIARGVIAEAFSTKVITPGVTTDQDVSWYIRERFEELGVKPWFQPYVTVQRKGDSNDPESPFFGKSDRVIMPGDIIHTDVGLCYLKLCTDTQEMGYVGRFGEYQVPKGLKDALAKGNHWQDILTSEFKTGRTGNQILQATQAVAKKQKLQSSTYTHPLGYVGHAVGPTIGMWDNQGPTPVKGDRKLYPNTAYAIEGNVKVALPEWDGQLVQIMLEQSALFDGEKVVYLAGRQTEWHFVR encoded by the coding sequence ATGAAACTTACTGTGCGATTATTGATTGGGGTTATTGGATTACTGTCTTTGAATGCGCTACATGGTAAAACATTTGAACAAGGCATAAACAAGACTGTCGTGCCACAAGTGCTTGCTCATCGTGACCGAGCAGAGCCGATAAATGAAATGTTAAAACATCGACTTGATGTCTTGTTGCCCGAATTGATGGCTGAGTCAGAGCTGGATATGTGGCTTGTTATTAACAGGGAGTACGGTGAAGATGCACTGTTTTATACTTTGGTTCCTGAGCCAACTTTTGCGGCGCGAAGAACAACGCTTCTGGTCTTTGTTAGAACCGATGAAGGGGTGGAGCGATTTAGTGTAAGCAGATATCCAATTGTAGGCTTTTATGAAAGCCGCTGGCAAGGCGGTAGTGATCAAGAGCAATGGCAGCGTCTAGCGGAAATTATCGGTGAATATGATCCGAAAAAGATTGGTATCAATGTCAGTGAAGAATGGGCGGTCGCCGATGGTTTGTCACAGGGACTATACAAAACACTCATGAACCACCTGCCATCAGAATTACAAAAACGTGTGGTTAGCTCTGAAGAGTTGGTTATTCGCTGGTTTGAAACTCGAACTGAGCCAGAGAAAGAGGTTTATCCGCAAATTGTTGGCATAGCCAGAGGTGTTATCGCTGAAGCATTTTCAACCAAAGTTATTACTCCCGGGGTGACTACCGATCAGGATGTTAGCTGGTATATTCGCGAGCGTTTTGAGGAGCTTGGGGTTAAGCCCTGGTTTCAGCCTTATGTGACGGTACAGCGTAAGGGCGACAGTAATGATCCAGAGTCGCCATTCTTTGGTAAAAGTGACCGAGTCATTATGCCGGGCGACATCATCCACACCGATGTCGGTCTATGCTACTTGAAGCTCTGTACCGATACTCAAGAGATGGGGTATGTGGGCAGGTTCGGTGAATACCAGGTGCCGAAAGGGCTAAAAGACGCATTGGCAAAGGGTAATCACTGGCAAGATATACTAACCAGTGAATTTAAAACGGGTCGTACCGGGAATCAGATCCTACAAGCAACTCAGGCAGTGGCTAAGAAACAAAAGCTACAGTCCAGCACTTATACTCACCCATTGGGATACGTTGGACACGCTGTCGGACCAACGATTGGCATGTGGGATAATCAAGGACCGACACCTGTAAAGGGCGATAGAAAACTTTATCCGAACACCGCTTACGCCATTGAAGGGAATGTTAAAGTGGCACTGCCTGAGTGGGATGGTCAGTTGGTTCAGATTATGCTGGAACAGTCAGCTCTATTTGATGGTGAAAAAGTTGTCTATTTAGCAGGAAGGCAAACCGAATGGCACTTTGTGCGGTAG
- a CDS encoding sensor domain-containing diguanylate cyclase, with translation MNQPFMGNDISTELIATLPGAVYRLEYKGDEFRFLYISDGIEQLCGVTAQQAMADIESIFSLIHTSDFDRVITESLTTAQHGVVWHGEFRMCLKDGRTIWVAAYDRPQVFDDGSIIWTGYVIDNTEHKDLHKALEESEAKFRAFVETANDIIYSVSADGCFTYVSPNWTDKLGHETSEVLGQHFAHFVHPDDVDRCTQFLVQLYEEGTKKSGLEYRVRHKNNYWCWHTTNASPILDKDGKVTSTVGIARDITERKFIEQQVEHQAHYDTLTDLPNRSLFSDRLEQAIRLAHRQHEQLALLFLDLDKFKPVNDNYGHAIGDILLQQVAQRMKDCLRESDTVGRIGGDEFLVLLPHVESVDSATHIAEKLLQAISSPFRINRIDIEISCSIGIALYPTHGNTVLELIQVADQAMYKAKNQKGNLVFVAD, from the coding sequence ATGAATCAACCTTTTATGGGTAATGACATCTCAACAGAATTGATTGCCACTTTGCCAGGTGCAGTCTACCGCCTTGAATACAAAGGGGATGAATTCCGTTTTTTATACATCAGTGATGGCATTGAACAACTCTGCGGTGTTACGGCCCAACAAGCAATGGCTGATATTGAGTCTATTTTTTCCCTGATACATACCAGTGATTTTGACCGAGTCATCACTGAAAGCCTGACTACCGCTCAACACGGTGTTGTCTGGCACGGTGAATTTAGAATGTGCTTAAAAGACGGCCGCACTATCTGGGTAGCGGCCTATGACCGTCCTCAAGTTTTTGATGATGGTTCTATCATCTGGACCGGCTATGTCATCGACAATACTGAACACAAAGATCTGCACAAGGCTTTGGAAGAGAGCGAAGCTAAATTCCGCGCTTTTGTGGAAACCGCCAACGATATCATTTACAGCGTCTCTGCCGATGGTTGCTTCACCTATGTGTCACCCAACTGGACCGATAAACTGGGCCATGAGACCTCCGAAGTTCTAGGCCAACATTTTGCTCACTTTGTTCATCCTGACGATGTTGATCGCTGTACCCAGTTTTTGGTTCAGCTTTATGAAGAAGGCACCAAGAAAAGTGGACTTGAATATAGAGTACGACACAAGAACAACTACTGGTGCTGGCACACCACCAATGCTTCGCCGATTTTAGACAAAGATGGTAAAGTGACCTCAACAGTCGGCATCGCCCGCGATATCACAGAGCGCAAGTTTATCGAGCAGCAAGTTGAACATCAGGCGCATTATGACACACTGACCGATCTTCCCAATCGCTCACTCTTCTCAGATCGCTTGGAGCAAGCCATACGGCTGGCCCACCGACAACATGAGCAACTAGCGCTCCTATTCCTTGATTTAGACAAATTTAAGCCCGTTAACGACAATTACGGCCACGCTATCGGCGATATCCTGCTTCAGCAAGTTGCTCAAAGAATGAAAGATTGTCTTCGCGAGTCAGATACTGTCGGCAGAATTGGCGGGGATGAATTTTTAGTTCTGTTACCTCATGTCGAATCTGTCGATAGCGCTACCCATATTGCCGAGAAGCTGTTACAAGCTATTTCCAGCCCTTTTCGAATCAACCGTATTGATATTGAAATTTCCTGCAGTATTGGAATTGCGCTTTACCCCACTCATGGCAATACCGTGTTGGAGCTAATTCAAGTAGCCGACCAAGCGATGTACAAAGCCAAAAATCAAAAGGGTAATCTGGTTTTTGTAGCTGATTAA
- a CDS encoding TetR/AcrR family transcriptional regulator, which yields MNIHFTFYSMPKRQQILEAGIRLFVERGLQGTSMSLLAKEANVATGSVYNYFDSKEQLINEIFLYVKRREAEFLLEHYHSQDSYEQRFKELYRSTIQFMLDNCLYFRFSHLYGLSPVIEDKTREQLLHVFEPFIKLYQEAYDQAIIRVNTIPDTHIQIYGGFSYFMHWQYLNNQSINESLIEQMVEFAWAAIKN from the coding sequence ATGAACATTCATTTTACTTTCTATTCTATGCCTAAAAGACAGCAAATCCTTGAGGCAGGGATTCGTTTATTCGTTGAGCGGGGCCTGCAAGGCACTTCCATGTCGCTACTGGCCAAAGAGGCTAATGTGGCAACTGGCAGTGTTTACAATTACTTTGACAGTAAAGAGCAGCTAATCAATGAAATCTTTTTATATGTGAAGAGACGCGAAGCAGAATTTCTGCTTGAGCATTATCATTCACAGGACAGTTACGAACAAAGGTTCAAGGAGCTTTACCGCTCAACGATCCAGTTCATGCTGGATAATTGCCTTTACTTCCGCTTCAGTCACCTTTATGGACTATCTCCTGTTATTGAAGATAAGACTCGGGAGCAACTACTCCACGTGTTTGAGCCTTTCATCAAGCTCTACCAAGAAGCCTATGATCAGGCAATCATCCGTGTGAACACCATTCCTGATACTCACATTCAGATCTATGGTGGCTTTAGCTATTTTATGCATTGGCAATACCTAAACAACCAATCAATTAATGAGTCACTGATCGAGCAAATGGTCGAGTTCGCTTGGGCCGCTATTAAAAATTGA
- a CDS encoding efflux RND transporter periplasmic adaptor subunit — translation MKYAVIISALLVTFTGNAMAADEAQQPVPVQVTKVTAGKTTLTENLPGRVLAIRTAEVRARVDGILEKRIFIEGQDVKKGQSLFQIDDRIMKANLAAAHADLNTAKAQQKLTKQTLKRYEQLLEQGAVSQQEFDTYQAQSLQADAQVEQAKAQLQKAQINLDYATVEAPISGRIGRALVTEGALVSASSATHLATIEQLDQVYVDFTRSATEINQLRELFANSEATDATSREVQILFADGTPYSHRGQLEFSSLSVDPDTGSVALRATVKNPDYQLLPGMFVRVKAPVADSSSLVQVPQKAVQLTGQGAVVKVIQNGKLAFQPVELGPMMGQNWVIKSGLKAGDQIITSNTQFLQPGTPVQAMSAPSNSSHTQQ, via the coding sequence ATGAAATATGCTGTAATTATTAGCGCACTTTTGGTTACTTTTACAGGTAATGCAATGGCTGCCGACGAGGCCCAGCAACCAGTACCAGTACAAGTCACAAAAGTTACCGCAGGAAAAACTACGTTAACCGAAAACCTACCAGGCCGAGTACTGGCAATTCGTACCGCAGAAGTACGCGCCCGCGTTGATGGCATTCTGGAAAAACGCATTTTTATCGAGGGGCAGGACGTCAAGAAAGGACAATCACTGTTCCAAATTGACGATCGAATCATGAAAGCCAACTTAGCTGCTGCCCACGCAGACCTGAATACAGCCAAGGCGCAACAAAAGCTTACTAAACAAACGCTCAAGCGTTATGAGCAACTGTTAGAACAAGGCGCGGTTAGCCAACAGGAGTTTGATACCTACCAGGCACAAAGCCTGCAGGCCGATGCCCAGGTTGAACAAGCTAAAGCCCAATTGCAAAAAGCTCAGATCAATCTAGATTATGCCACTGTTGAAGCACCTATTTCTGGTCGTATTGGTCGAGCACTGGTGACCGAAGGAGCGCTGGTCAGCGCTAGCTCTGCCACCCATTTAGCCACCATTGAGCAGTTGGACCAGGTCTATGTTGACTTCACTCGATCAGCTACCGAAATCAATCAGTTGCGTGAGCTTTTTGCTAATTCTGAAGCAACCGATGCGACTTCAAGAGAGGTGCAAATACTGTTTGCTGACGGCACTCCCTATAGCCACCGAGGACAATTAGAGTTTTCCAGCTTATCGGTGGATCCAGATACAGGATCAGTTGCTCTTCGCGCAACGGTAAAAAATCCAGATTATCAATTACTACCCGGTATGTTTGTCCGCGTAAAAGCTCCTGTTGCCGATTCATCAAGCTTGGTGCAAGTGCCCCAGAAAGCAGTCCAGCTAACAGGACAAGGTGCGGTCGTCAAAGTCATTCAAAATGGAAAGCTCGCTTTCCAACCGGTTGAGCTCGGTCCTATGATGGGGCAGAACTGGGTCATCAAAAGCGGCCTTAAGGCCGGTGATCAAATCATCACCAGCAATACCCAGTTTCTGCAACCTGGGACCCCT